The Acanthopagrus latus isolate v.2019 chromosome 1, fAcaLat1.1, whole genome shotgun sequence genomic interval GTTCTTATAGGTGACGTGAAGAAATTGATGTGGAGCAACAACGATTTATCAATTGATACCAACTATTACtaccaactattttgatgatcgATTCATCGTTTCAGTCAATTTTCAAGCAAATATATCGaacatttgttggttccagcttaTTAAATTCGTagatttgctgtgtttctttgtcatttatgatagaAAATTAAGAGCTTTGGGCTGTTGGTTGGGCAAAAGAAGCAATGTGAGGATTCAGTTTAGGGCTTTTGTGATGAACAAGGGAGTCGCAAGATAAAGTGGCTGCCGTTTGGTAATGGAGAGAAAATCTGATCACATGTATTTGAGTTAGGGAAACGTTTTTTACATTACTTTGCCTGTACCTGTGATATTAGTTTCCTTGACAGACAGCAACAAAATCTCTCTTTCCTCATgtattttggctttttaaagAATGTTCTCAGTTAAAAGTCGCAGTGGGGTGGCGAGCACCAACCTGATTTCTAGTGGGGTCGCGACTCAAAAAGGGATGAGAGCCACTGGACAAAATGATTCATCGTGAAAATTACCAACAGATCTTTATTCAGGGACTGAATAACCAACTGGTGGCTCCAAGTGAACGATAACATTTTACAGCCATGGGCACAATGAGAGCGTGTCTGTGAGAAGGTGGTGcatggaggtggagatggatgAAGGAAAAAAGCTGAAGATCTGATGAGAAGGTGAGAGTTCATTCTGGCGAGCTCATCTCAGGCAGTGGAAATGAAGATCCAGAGGTTGAGGGTGGAGAACAAATTCAAAGATCAACTGCAGCGACATGATTGGCTCATAGTGACGGTTCCGAAATCTGATGaaatgaagatgttttttgtcGTTGACCcatttgtgattattatttgtGCAAGCttcattttttactttgttcTTCATGTATGTTACTTGATCAAGTTAATGTAACCATGTCTTTTAtttgatcagctgatcacagTTTTTGCACATAGCGCTGCAACTAGCGATTATATTCATGTTCATAAAGCTGttttttggtctataaaatgtaaattaactgaaaaatatcaattaGCGTTTTCCAAAGCCCAGGATGACATccttaattgattttttttttcactcacaaCCAAAATATATTCAGCTTAAAGTCAGAGAGCAGTCAAGACACAAGAAAGTATCTAAACATAAGAAGCTGGAGTATCAAgtatcttctttttcttctacttAAACTGATTTTTCAATCACCAAAATACTTCATTTAATATCTGTAAATGTGATTAATGATAGTACTGACTAAATGTACTTTCCACCTCAGTCCACCATGAGGTGATGCTGAGGTAATTTAACCTTCAGGACTCCACAGTGTCTCTATCGAAGCGTCTCTACCTCCCTCCAGTGGCAACGAGAGGCCGGTGCATGTTCAACACGAGAGCGGAGACACAAGTCATCTCTGTACTTCAtcagctgaaatgtttattattgCATATATTGTTTCTGCCatacaaagtgcaaacaaaaccATTTTGGTCCAATTCCTTATCATTACAAAGGATTTATATAAAATTAATCTTACTGAAGATGTTAGTCGACCATAAAGCTGCATTAAAGTGGACATGAACAAAATGTTAGCTACCTTTCAAAGAcggtttttaaaaaagacccGATGGGCCGTCTCCCACACACAAGACAGTTTTCGTTTGTGATCATTTTTGActttgtgttagcttgtttcGGTGAGCCGTCGGGGCCGTGCGGGGCTAACCCAGAGAAGAGGCACTTCAGGTGGGGTTCCTGCTCTACTGCTCGATGCGCTTCTTACGCGTCGTCTCCGCCGCAGAGCAGCAGTAAGGCCTTCCTGTAGTCACCGCCGGTATCTCCCTGtaacacgaacacacacagaagttaGATGAGGAGGGGAAAGGTTCATGTTGccctacaaaacaaaaacgtcaTAAAAAACCGAGCAGAAGTCTGTCTCTGATCTAATGTGCCATGAAATTAAAGATTTCTATTGGACTGAATGttcaaaaaagtatttttataaCGTCTGCACAAGGTTAAAATGAGACTTATTCTATATTATCCACATATATATAAATTGATGCATAAAAATCAGGTGAACACCTCTGGGAGCTTCACATCTTCACATCTTCTCACTttgatgctctgtgtgtgtgtgcgtgtgtgtgtgtgtgttttaccttgATCATGGAAAACAGGGAGCAGGGGAACATCCTCCTGAACTCAGCTCTGATGTCCATCAAGTCCACCTCGCTGCGACTCACCATCACTCTGATCAGGGTGTCGTCATCAGTTCCTGCAccctgagacaaacacacaaacacaagatgaTGACGACACAATATGTCTGACTTAGATTAGGATTTAGATTACAGACGAGATCACAGCTGATTTTACAGTGGGCGAACATATCATCGTTTATACTCAGTTGGTCATCTCAGACATATTTGCTCGTCTTACCTTCATTGCATAGTACAGGGTCTCGGCAAAATAGGCTGGGACGCTCCTGGCACACTTCACTTTAAAAGAAgaacacaaaagacagaaatgtcattCAGAGTCTCCACCTGTTAAGATCCCGACTAAAGGATGTGCAGTCTTTATAGTCTCGTACCAACGGCCAGCAGCAGGTCTCTCAGGGGTCCAGATGTTTCCCTCTTGATGCTCTCCTCCATCTCGTATCCAGACAACTTCATGTAAGCGTcaaatactgaaacacacacacacataggttCACAATGAGTCCGGCTGTTGCGtaaatctgcaaaaaaacaattagAGAGGCTCTCGGATTCTCTCTGGACTCCGAGACGAACCTTTCCTGAGGTGCTCTGCGCTGCGGTTTCCCAGGATGGTGACAAAAGTTTGTTCATCGGTGCCAAACTTCTTCTCTCCCGCCTCGAAGAGGACCTACAACCACAGGAACAGATGACACACTTCAAACATTGTGCCAGTCAGTGGTGGgaagtaactgagtacatttactgaagtacagCCTAAGCCATTTTGTGCTACTTTATTCTTCTCCCCAGATAGATTTCAGAGAACTTTTGCACAATCCCTGATCAATATTTCTGCACTTTCCTTCACAGctatttaatataaaaaaatattcatattgcACATAATGTTTTTATTCCCTTTTGTTGCATATGTTAATGTGAATCTTCTATTTTCTATCAATGCATCTTGACTTGCAAtacttgcttttattttcattttattctattcttGTATTTATTCTTATGCACCAACACACCAAAGACAATTCTTTGTAGGTGAAAACtagtttttagacattttcattACATTCTGCTGATAATACTCTCTAACATTGTTAATATTAACTGAGTCAACAAAACAACCTGTTAAAAACGTGATTTGAAATCAATTTTAATGGCGTGACCCTCCAACCTCAGCCTGTACTCAGCCCTGAAACTTTACGCTTAAGatttaattgattgatttttattgGATAGTGTGTTTTACAAACTGACACCGGACAGCAGTGTCAAATTCctcaaattcaaatttgaaaTAAGCTTTATAAACACACTGTGAACAGATTTATTCTTTTTCACTTAGAAACATTAATTGAAGAGcttgtttgtcttattttgcaGATGACACAGCTCACTGGCTTCTCTGCCGACACAGTTTGTGACGACTGATTATCATATTGGgagtatgtgtgtatgaatttaTCTTATAAATCAAGTTCTTCATCTCACTGATGcaaaaatcaaatattgtaATAAAGCAGCTGTGCTGATTTGCAGCTGATAACTCTGTCTGCTTAATTCCATGAATGACAGGTTTTTTTCACTTGTAACTGCAAACTTCAATGTTTTTAGAGACCTAAAGTCCTGGTCATTCACAAGATAAAACGCTGTGACATCTTGAAGGATCTCTTGTCTTCTTGGAGAGGAATGAGCTGCTCAGACACTGCGGTGACGTAACAGATCAGTGAGAAACTCTCCAAGAGATACTGTTGATAGAAACTGTACTGAACAAGTTACGGCAACAGTCATGTTGTGACAGATGTTATCTGAGATcagaaaaacattcagcagAGTGGCAGCAGGAACTacgggaaaaaaatctgttcatgCCTTACTCCTTTTTCACTTACTGCCTTTGTAACCTACATTCAACCAGGAAATGTGATGGGAGATGTTACCCCAGCtctccactagagggcagcatgacagcaaaacagagtgGCTGTTGACTCTAcaaccccctcctccacccaaaCAGGCTTCAAAGGCCGCAAACACATGTGACAGTCACACCCTCAGACGAAAAGACAAACGCACCATTGATGGTGAGGAGCGGAAATATGTTCTGatcaaaaataaacagcaaactCACCTGAGCATCACTCTCGATGGTTCCCTCCTGGATCCCCTTCTGCCTGTTCGCCTGACGAGAGACGTAAAGTTTTAgttaggagaggagaggagggaggggaggagaggagaggagaggagaggagaggagaggagaggagaggtgaggagaggagggaggggaggggagaggtgaggagaggagaggtgaggagaggagggaggggaggagaggagaggagggaggggacgaGACTTACCTGCAGCAGAATAACCAGAAGTCTCTTGAAGTGACCTGAGGTGTCACCAGAAACATCCTCCTCCAGGTCGTCATCATATTCTGAgggacacacatgcagacacataaATGTCTTCTTGAAAAACATAACAATAGTTTTAGAGACCTGCCCGTCATGCATTATGAAGAATGACAATAACAAAAGTGAGTACAATGCAACAGATTTTTTAGACTCAGGAAAGAATATTTTGCCTCTGGAGTGACCAGACTCATGATGCTGACTCACATTGCTGCGACAGAAAAATCGACTTTGCAGATTTTACACACTGCATGCCCCTCTCCTCTAAAACCTCCCGCAAGAAATTGGGAATTCTCCTTTCCAGGTCTTCTGAAATTAGcttgagtatttttttctcttttccatttttctttccatctctcgCCGAGGAGGACAACAGTACAATAGACCTCACATTGTACAgtgcaagattttttttttaagttaaataataaatgaagaaCAAGGATTTTGAGCAATGTTTTATTAAGGCACGCATCAACTGTGTGCCTGGACTGATTAGATTAACgtttaaataagaaataaacagGCAAACCAACAACGTTCATGATGAGTTCATCTGCATGTCAACACAGAATTTATCATTCTCTCTGAAAACTTGTCTCACCTTGTCTGTAAGCGGCGACGATGTCCTTCACCTGCTGACATGTTCTGGAGGCGAGGACCTCCACCAGCACCTTCTCGTCCGTTCCTGCCCCCTACAGGTCAAAGAGGGAAACATCTCATTCAATTAAATGTGAGGTTTCCAGCTGCTCTAACTGCAATAACATTTGTGTGAATTAATCTTCTATCTGCAGGACAGAAGAGTCTTTATCTGCCACCCTGAGGAGACTTCAGCACCCACCTTGATGGCGTTGCGGAGTAGTGTCACATCGTAAGCGAGGGGCGGGGTCATCAGACCCACGATCAGGGTCTCAAATTTACCACCCAGCTCTCCCTTCAGGTCGTCCACCAGATCCTGTCGTGGGGGAAATAGTTGATTAGCTCTGCTGCAGTGTAAATCTTTACGGGTGTTTAAGGATTTTATGGCTGATCAGTCTcgtcacatttttaatattttctgcGGATGACTTGTGCCGTGCTGACAGTAATGGTTTATGTGTGTCAGGATGAGAGTTTTGATGCATGTAGATGCATTTAAAGGCCTCGGGATGCTTCAAAACAGTTGGTGGCTACATAATCAACAGGTGATCATGTCGAGGGGGCAGTTTTCTTCTCGGCTTGTGTAAAGGAAAAAGTTCTACGTTTTTGGAAACTTTTCGTGTTCTTTTGCcgagagtgagatgagaagactgaCGCCACCCTCCTGCCTATatgataaatatgaagctggagtCTGCTgcaagttagcttagcttagcataaaggccTTAAAGAGGGGGAAGCAGCTAGCCTAACTCTATATCAAGGAGGTATGAAAAACCATCTGTCAGCACCAGTCTTgccttttctgactttttccagtgtttatgctaagctaagctaagctaacaagctgctgGTTGTGGGTCAGTATTCATCGTACAGACGTGGGA includes:
- the anxa5b gene encoding annexin A5b, with amino-acid sequence MASRGTVKASGNFNASADAEALYKSMKGLGTDEDTILQLLTARSNSQRQEIKATYKTLFGKDLVDDLKGELGGKFETLIVGLMTPPLAYDVTLLRNAIKGAGTDEKVLVEVLASRTCQQVKDIVAAYRQEYDDDLEEDVSGDTSGHFKRLLVILLQANRQKGIQEGTIESDAQVLFEAGEKKFGTDEQTFVTILGNRSAEHLRKVFDAYMKLSGYEMEESIKRETSGPLRDLLLAVVKCARSVPAYFAETLYYAMKGAGTDDDTLIRVMVSRSEVDLMDIRAEFRRMFPCSLFSMIKGDTGGDYRKALLLLCGGDDA